A region of Solanum dulcamara chromosome 7, daSolDulc1.2, whole genome shotgun sequence DNA encodes the following proteins:
- the LOC129895998 gene encoding nuclear ribonuclease Z isoform X2, which translates to MEGKKTKDSESINSNRRGNSSQKRERGLQIEGYSLEGISIAGHETCIIVPTLNLAFDIGKCPQRAISQQFLFISHGHMDHIGGLPMYVATRSLYRMKPPTVIVPKVIKESVEKLFEAHRAMDHSELNHTLIGLDVGEEFYLRKDLKVRAFKTYHVIPSQGYIVYSVKQKLKQEYVGLTGEEIKKLKLSGDTMSDFIKDPKNVDVLRAKILIMESTYVEDKMTGDNAREYGHTHLSEIINFADMFQNKAILLIHFSARYQLDVIQEAISAIPPPLAGRVFALTEGF; encoded by the exons GGAAAAAAGACGAAAGATTCTGAATCTATCAATTCAAATCGGAGGGGTAACAGTAGCCAGAAGAGGGAAAGGGGCTTGCAGATTGAAGGATACTCCCTTGAAGGGATATCAATAGCAGGTCATGAGACGTGCATAATAGTTCCCACGCTTAACTTAGCCTTTGACATTGGCAAGTGTCCTCAGCGTGCCATCTCCCAGCAGTTCCTTTTCATCTCTCATGGCCACATGGACCACATAGGAGGACTACCTATGTATGTTGCGACTCGTTCCCTTTACAGAATGAAACCTCCCACTGTTATTGTACCAAAAGTAATCAAAGAAAGTGTAGAGAAGCTTTTTGAAGCTCACCGAGCTATGGATCACTCAGAATTGAACCATACTTTGATTGGTTTGGATGTGG GAGAAGAATTCTACTTGAGGAAGGATCTTAAAGTTAGAGCATTTAAGACTTATCATGTCATACCTAGCCAG GGTTATATAGTATATTCAGTGAAGCAGAAGCTTAAGCAAGAATATGTTGGCCTTACAGGAGAAGAGATTAAGAAGTTAAAGTTATCAG GAGATACAATGTCAGACTTTATTAAGGATCCCAAAAATGTTGATGTTTTGAGGGCAAAAATCCTCATAATGGAG AGCACTTACGTGGAGGACAAAATGACAGGTGATAATGCAAGAGAATATGGACATACTCATCTGTCTGAG ATTATCAATTTCGCAGACATGTTTCAGAATAAAGCAATCCTTTTAATCCACTTTTCGGCCCGCTATCAGTTGGAT GTTATTCAGGAGGCTATTTCTGCAATACCTCCGCCTTTGGCAGGCAGAGTTTTTGCGCTTACAGAAGGCTTTTGA
- the LOC129895998 gene encoding nuclear ribonuclease Z isoform X1 — protein MEGKKTKDSESINSNRRGNSSQKRERGLQIEGYSLEGISIAGHETCIIVPTLNLAFDIGKCPQRAISQQFLFISHGHMDHIGGLPMYVATRSLYRMKPPTVIVPKVIKESVEKLFEAHRAMDHSELNHTLIGLDVGEEFYLRKDLKVRAFKTYHVIPSQGYIVYSVKQKLKQEYVGLTGEEIKKLKLSGVEITYTTTAPEIAFTGDTMSDFIKDPKNVDVLRAKILIMESTYVEDKMTGDNAREYGHTHLSEIINFADMFQNKAILLIHFSARYQLDVIQEAISAIPPPLAGRVFALTEGF, from the exons GGAAAAAAGACGAAAGATTCTGAATCTATCAATTCAAATCGGAGGGGTAACAGTAGCCAGAAGAGGGAAAGGGGCTTGCAGATTGAAGGATACTCCCTTGAAGGGATATCAATAGCAGGTCATGAGACGTGCATAATAGTTCCCACGCTTAACTTAGCCTTTGACATTGGCAAGTGTCCTCAGCGTGCCATCTCCCAGCAGTTCCTTTTCATCTCTCATGGCCACATGGACCACATAGGAGGACTACCTATGTATGTTGCGACTCGTTCCCTTTACAGAATGAAACCTCCCACTGTTATTGTACCAAAAGTAATCAAAGAAAGTGTAGAGAAGCTTTTTGAAGCTCACCGAGCTATGGATCACTCAGAATTGAACCATACTTTGATTGGTTTGGATGTGG GAGAAGAATTCTACTTGAGGAAGGATCTTAAAGTTAGAGCATTTAAGACTTATCATGTCATACCTAGCCAG GGTTATATAGTATATTCAGTGAAGCAGAAGCTTAAGCAAGAATATGTTGGCCTTACAGGAGAAGAGATTAAGAAGTTAAAGTTATCAGGTGTGGAG ATCACATACACTACAACTGCACCTGAAATTGCATTTACAGGAGATACAATGTCAGACTTTATTAAGGATCCCAAAAATGTTGATGTTTTGAGGGCAAAAATCCTCATAATGGAG AGCACTTACGTGGAGGACAAAATGACAGGTGATAATGCAAGAGAATATGGACATACTCATCTGTCTGAG ATTATCAATTTCGCAGACATGTTTCAGAATAAAGCAATCCTTTTAATCCACTTTTCGGCCCGCTATCAGTTGGAT GTTATTCAGGAGGCTATTTCTGCAATACCTCCGCCTTTGGCAGGCAGAGTTTTTGCGCTTACAGAAGGCTTTTGA